CCATGGGAGGATCAGGTCCGACTCCTTCAGAAGAGCCAAAATCAACTCTTCCACCTTGCACGGCGAGATTTTCAAAAGGTAGCATCAGTAGTAGATACAACCAAATAGCGCAACCTAGCATGAGCTCTGCGCTAAAGCTCTTGTTGTTACTTGGATTGGCTACTTGATCGGACTGAGTTATCCTTTCATCATAAGACTTATCTATGGATCTTTAACTTGGTATTTGAGGAGCTAGTCGTTTATGACAGCCTcaagaattttcattttgcagACATCGTCTGCTTCGGATGTTCAGAAGTCATCGTTTACCTCTCTACGTCCGATGAAGCCAGTTTGCCATATGTCGTACAATTGAAAGGCAACTGCAGCATGCGATTAACTCCTTCAAATTACCGACTTCGATGACTAGAAATGTATAAGAAGTTCATTAAAGAAAAAGCACGGGAAGCTCCATACAGAGGGCCTTTTCTTCTCGAGGTGCCGACGGATGGAAAACACTTAGAGAATGAACAAACTCTTGAAACTCGATCACCCCATCGTGCTTCAAGTCGAACAAATGGAACATCTGGAGGAATCTAGACTCAATATGGAGGTTGTTTAGGACGAGAAAAGCATTACAATTTTCATGTTTAAGAAGCTGACCCTGTCTGTGAAGAGACTCCGCTTCTTTCTGCTCTGGAGCAAGCCAAGTTGAAGCTCCTCCTGCACCATTGAAATTCTGTTCAGAAATGGACAGCTGAACAGCTAAGTCAATATACTCCGTCTTTGCCAAGATTACTGAAACAAGTCCTGCTCCAACACATAACTGAAATTACTACGTCGCTCGCTTTGTCGATTGCTGGACAATTGTTCTTGTGCATGCGAAAAGAggagaggagaaggaaaagCTAAAAAGCTTACTTTGCTTATGAGTCCATCGTCCACTAAGCAACTGCTTAGTTTCTTGAACAGGACATACAAAGCTTCGACTTCACCGGCATTAACTGCGAGGACAGAATCGAAGGAGTCGGTCCTTTCTCAACGAGAAAGTTAGCTCATCGGCTTTAGTGTAGCTCCAAAGAAGTTACTTCTGTTCAGccggaaaacaagaaaagagctACCATAAGGGGAGAGGGGTTGATGAGAGAGGGAACCATACAGCAGGTTTGAGAGGCGAGAGCTTCAAAGTCCTTGTGTCCAAATCTGTGCTTCGTGCAAATGCAGCCCATGAATAAGATTGGTCTTCAGGAGTACTTTGTC
The sequence above is drawn from the Rhodamnia argentea isolate NSW1041297 chromosome 9, ASM2092103v1, whole genome shotgun sequence genome and encodes:
- the LOC115740764 gene encoding calcineurin B-like protein 7 isoform X2, which codes for MGCICTKHRFGHKDFEALASQTCFNAGEVEALYVLFKKLSSCLVDDGLISKEELQLGLLQSRKKRSLFTDRMFHLFDLKHDGVIEFQEFVHSLSVFHPSAPREEKALFAFQLYDIWQTGFIGRREVEELILALLKESDLILPWDAVDAIIDKTFQEADGKRDGKIDLEEWREFAAKNPSILKNMTIPYLKDITTSFPSFEVQSDVEDDTHLS